In Mustela lutreola isolate mMusLut2 chromosome 16, mMusLut2.pri, whole genome shotgun sequence, the genomic window atgacctgagctgaaggcagaggctttaacccactgaaccacacaggcacccctaaaatcttttctaaaaactGTCATGTGATAGCAAGGATTCTAGGCTACTGAATAGCCATTATATAAACTATGAAAATAACAGAAGtgcataaaacaatattttttaaaaagctatagtaatccAAATGGTGTGacattggcataaaaatagacacatatatcaatggaatggaatcaagagccaacaaatgatgttggaaaatgGGATAACCATATGCAGAGGATGAACTGGACCCTCATCTtgcaccactcacaaaaattaactcaaaatgtattaaagacttaaacataggACCCCAAGACATAAAACCccaagaagaaaatgggaaaatgggaaaAGCTTCTTTACATGAccttgacaatgattttttttatatgaccCATAAATGACGAGAAAAcgaatgcaaaaataaacaagtgggattgCATCAGGCcaaaagcttccacacagcaaaagaaacagtcagcaAGATGAGGAgacaacctaccaaatgggagaaaatatttgtaaaatggtggtGCTCCTTCCTGGGATAGGGAAGACTGGCAAGGAATAGGACTGGAAGGGGTAAAATTAGTGAGATCACTTATAAATGTTTTGTTATTAAACATAATATGATAAAACTAATGTGAAACTCAGGAGTACTAAAAAGAgccatctgggggtgcctgggtggctcagtcattgagcatctgactcttgatttttgactcaggtcatgatctcagcatcgtgagatcgagccccatgtcaggctctgtgctcagcatggagtctgcttgaggttctcttcctctgcctctccccacccctcaaataaataaataaatacaatcttaaaaaaaaagggggggccaTCTAATGTTATGGCCCAGGTTTGGGGACCCAGTGAGCATCCCAAGGGGAAAATAGGAAATGGGAAAGACATTTTCCGCTTCCCAAAGGGGGCTTAGAGTCCATAAGCAGAATAAGAGGACCTACGTCCCCAAGATTTCCACTCAAGCACTGACTTTTTCCCCCCTGCATCTTGTTTTCTAGATGTCCACGATGGACATGGAgctatggaaggaaaaaatggtaAGATAGTCTGAgagatatttttccaatttttatccACCACATGAGGCAGGCAGTCCCCTTTGGTTAAAAGGCACAGAAGAACTTTGATGCTTGGTTTCTCACTGTGATAGGAAAGATGACTGCCTTTCTGGGAAGCTGACCTCCAAGCTCCTCATGGGTTAAGGAGAAGCCGATGAGTAAAACAGTTAGAGGTGCGTCGTTTGTCTTTTTATGTAGTGAAACACCATGGCGGAGTCTTGTGAAGACTGGGGATGAGCTTGTGTGTCCAGTTTGGGCAACAGGATGGGGACCCGTGGAGCCCAGGTGCTTTGGGAATGTGTGTGATCAAGGATTTGCTAAAACTTTAGAGTTCTTAAAAACAGGTGAATATtaagttatttttctctgatgTTGCTTTTCCATGAGGAGTTGACTAAGAGTCTATCCTTGGAGATGCTTGTAAAAGTTAGAACTTTTGACATCTTTGGATGAAAACAGCTCATCCAGATTTTAATGGCCAAATATATAATGTAAGTTGGCATCTAGTTGCTtactcatctttaatttttgcaACTCATAACCTCCCTGTAATCTACTCCAACGAGCCAAAATTGTCCAAGACTGTCATTAGAGTCTATGCTAGAACAacgttgttttgttttttttaaggtatcTCCCAAAATGTCCTTGCAAAATAAGTAATAgcctttgaaaatgttttcatccGGTATTAGCAGACTTGGGGAATGAGCTCTACTCCAGCCTTATGAACATAAGTCACACCAGGAATGTTTTCTGGGAGAAATCTGAAATCGGATGGAGTCAAGGACCGTGGAAGTACCAGAAATAAGGCGGGAAGTCTAGCGATGGGTgagaggggaaagaggaagaggaacagtCTTCTTTTTGGCTCTCGtattacttattttctttcttttgtattgaTTTGTAATTCACATCCCATAAATCCAGCCTTTTAAAGTACACGATTTGGTGGCATTTGGCACATTCACAAGGTTGTGCAACCAACACCACTCTATCATTGCAGAGCATTCTCATCCCCCCCAAACAGACTCTCCTTCCCCATCAGCAGTCTCTCCCCATTCCTTTCCcaatgatggacatttgggcggTTCATATCTCTCAGGTATCGCAATTAAGGCTACTATGAcctctgggggcggggcgggggttggCAAGCACCTGTTTGAGTTCCTGCTTCCAGTGTTCTTGGATAtctacctaggagtagaattgctgggacatatggtaactctatgtttaacttctcaagaaactgccaaattgttttccaatgtggccgcaccaatttacattcccaccagtaataCATGTGGGTTCCAatatctccacatccttgccagcacttattttcctttcattttattatagaCATCCTAGTGGGTGTGTAGATCATTTCTTGAGATGTACTTTCTGAGCTCAAATTTATACCGCAGCAATTCTAAATGGAATCAAGTCTTTAAGCACAGATAGGATGCTCCCAGCCCATAGAGGGTCACATATGTGCACATAAGGCCTGGCTTCCTCTCTGCTGCCTGAGGCCTCATTTATGCCCGTGGCAAGCTTTATTCCACTGCTCCCTGTGATGCGACACCAGAGACCCTTGCTAATTTATTCTAGCAGTTTGTAAAGAGTGATGGGAAATTTGGCCAGGAAACATGGATGCCTCAGGGTGAATGCAGATCAGTGGGTTGTGTCGCTGTAGGAAGGGGAAAGTCTTGTGATGGTTTACTTCTTCCTTCTAGTGAGGGGCTGTGGGAGAGAAGCCCAAGGCCAGATGAACGGTAAGCAGGGCTGATGTCTGGAGCAGCTGTTCCCACCCTGCTTTCTTAGGCTCCCCGAGAGGCACTAATAGTTTGCTGCTTTGAGGGTCTCTTGGATTCAGTGCCACCAAAAGATTCAAACAAGTATTGATTGTGAAAGTGACTGTGTAGGaggtgccggggaaggagggctgAGAAGAAAAGGACTGAGCAAGAGTGCGATATCCATGTCCCTCCCTGGTGTCTTTTGCACTGTGCTGGGCTAGGGGGTTCAGGCAGTCCTGGGAAAGAGATGTCCCTGGGATACAGAGATCCCGAGGCATTTGGGGTCCTTCCTGGCAGTCTCCCAACAACGAGATGCAAATGTTCACATTggaaagtgaaagaaaccatGATCCAGAGAGCATAAAAATGGCAAAGGGAGTGGAGGAGCGCtatgacagagggagacaggtgTGGGTGGGATATGGGGGGAGAAAATAATCATTATCACTACAATCTCATTCCTACACATTGAGTCAGATTTTAGACTCGGCTTTGAAGCCAGCGCTTCCCATCACTGCTCAGCTCTTCCCGTTCCGTGttctcttcccacccctctcCTTACTCCCCTTCTGGAGGCATAACTGACCAAAGTGTGCAGGTGATGGTCTCGTCTACAGGACCTTCTCCTCTGCTCACTGGTAGCCTTTTAccagcctctccccacctccccacctgctACTCTCcttggcccctggcaaccaccactctactctctgcttctacaAGTTcaactgaaagattttttttctttgtttcagatTCCTCACATAAGTAGAATCTAATCAGGTAGTATTTGCTTTCGTTTGGCTCATCTCCTCAGCATAATGCATCTGTACTGTTGCAGACAGCaggattttctacttttttcatggctgaataataccccAGTACAAATACCATTTAACTCTTGAACTCTTGAATGTGGCTGTTCGTTCCTCTGGGATGGGACTTACTGTTCTCTCTGCGGCGTCGCAGTGACGGGGGTAAACGTATGTCTCCCCAGAGCGTGAGGTCACTTCTCTGGTGTTTCCACACCCAGAGGCCCGCACGGAGCTACCCATCCCAGCTGTGGAGTCCGAGCAATTCCCTTAACTTGTGCATACTTTGTTCAGGTTAGAATGAAATGGGAACAGTAAAACTACCTTgtatgtttctctcttttttttgtaatttaatgttattttgtttaaattcaagtaattaacgtgtaatgtattattggtttcagaggtaaaggtcagggattcatcagtcttatatcacacccagtgcttattccatcacgtgccctccttaatgcccatcacccagttaccccatccccctacccagttgccctccagcaaccttcagtttgttttctagagttaagagtctcttaaggtttgcctccctctctgatttcatcttgttttgttttttcctctcttcccctgtgctCCCTTATTTTGCTTCCtgaattccacatatcagtgagatcataacaataattgtctttctctgattgacttattttgctcagcataagaccctctggttccatctacgtcattgcaaatgacaagatttcatttttttgatgactgagtgatatcccattgtgtatatatagaccacatcttctttatccgttcatctgttgagggacatctgggctccttccacagtttggttattgcggacactgctgttatgaacattggggtgcaggtgccccttcttttcactacatctgcatctttggggtaaatacccagtagtgccattgctgggttgttaaggtagctctatttttaacttcttgaggaacctccacactgtttttcaaagtggctgtaccagcttgcattcccaccatctcATGTGCTTCCTGTCAAGATGAGAAGAACGTGTGAAGCCCCTACCACAGAGAGGCTCACCACAAATAATCAGAATTATGGATACGGCTGAAAGGTTTATTAGGGAATCCCCTTGGGCGAGGCCCTCTCTGCGAGTGCCCACCCAGTTAACCCCCTGCTAGCTAGTCCAGTGGCTACTGTTCTTATCCTCACTTTGAAGAGGGAAATGAAAAGTCAGAGAGATTAAGGAAATTCCCATCGTCATTGGAAGTCCCAGCTCAGAAGTGGTAGCAGCAAGTTCTGGAAGCCGGGGTATCTGACTCCTCGCACCTGTGGGGCTGAACTCGATCAGGTGTTTCAGGAGCCAAACTGATTCTATGACCTGCTCCTCTCCCACCAGCCAACAGATTGATCTTTGCTGCCACCTTCAGCTGCCTTTCCATTTCCATCCTCTTCCTCGCTGTCTTCTTCATCAACAGATGCACCCAGCATGGTGAGTTCAGGGAAGCactggtttgtttgcttgtttaataAGTAgacttcacacccagcatggggcccgatgcagggcttcaactcatagccctgagatcaagagccagacacttaactgactgagcaactcaggcaCTCCGGGGAGCCCTGGTTTTAAACATTGGGGAAGGGGAATGAAGTGATGGATTTTCTCATTATACAAATCCCtccccattttgttgttgttgttgttgttttgtaggTTCGTCACATGGAGATTCCACCAAGAGGTAGATATACTTGACGAATCTTATGTCCCTCCCTTCTCCAGAACCCTGTTTGCACTTCTGTGATTCCCATGCCTCTTCTCTCCAAAGCCCTGTCCTCTCCCTCAGTCTTCAGATCCCTAATGTGTTTCTGTCTCTTAGAATCAGCCATTCTGAATTTCCCAAGCAGGAGGCTACAGGTGAGTGGtaagagagaaaccacaagggAATCGTGGGATGGGAAGAGTAAGTCTCACTCCTGCAATCCgagacctgattttttttttttttccattcactcACATGCAGATTTATCCAACCTGGAGAGGCTATCTGTCTCGGTGAGTTCTCCCCACTAGGTCACTTAGCACCATAGGCTGACCCCATCTGCCTCCTGGTTTAGCCCACATTCTGGTTAGTTGGATGCCCTCAGTTCACGTGACTGACAAGAGGCCAATTAACATTGTGTTTAAAAAACACGTGCCTTGACCAAACTCATCAAAACAGagggtagaatggtggttaccaggggtggGAGATATTGCCCAAAGGATACAGACTTGCAACTAGTAGATAAGTTAAGTCATGGAGATATGACCCACAACACCGTGATTATAGCTCACAACGCTGTATTATAAACCTCagagttgctaagagactaggtCTTAATTGTTCTCActgcaaaaaagaaatggtaattatgcaGCAGGATGGAGATGTTAGCTGACATCATgctgcaatatataaatgtatcaaatcaacccATGGTCCCCCTTAAccacatacaatgttatatgttaattatatctcaataattcAACAAAGAAACACCTGCTTTGTATCCCACAGTAGCTGGGTTCCAACTCCCCATGGCTACTGTTTACCGCCAGTATGGTCTGAGACAACTCGTGAAACCCCTGTGATTCGGACGCTTTATTCCCTCCCTTATCTAAAGGGGATCAAAATCCCCCATGAAAAGGCCTGTGTGAATCCAGTGACACACTAAACATAAAGGGTTTGCTGGAATTTCTGGCAAGTTTTAAAACATCAGATGGATGGCATGAAAGCAGTGATTAACAAATGTTAATCGATGTACATCAATCaattttctctgtttaaaaaaactgCTTGCTTGTCCTTTAACATTAACTATCATTACCTCTAAGAGCAACTATCAGATGACATTTGTACATTTTTCTATAGGACACAGAGGTTCCTTGGTCCATTCTGTATGCCAAAGCATGTAAAAAGGGGCATTAGCAAAAGGTGTAAACTGTTCGCTGTTGTACTTGAAAAATATCTATGCCTGTGGCGTTCATTgagatacatatgtattttttaaaaggtatagaAAAACATAGTTCACAGGTTCACAAATGAACCATCAATGAACAAATCTAGTCCATGTTAAATGTTGGGTAAATGACATTGATTAGCAACTTGTTGATAATaacaatattataataacatGATATTATGGTGGGGTACCTCACCATACAATGAAATtctattaaacaacaacaacaacaaaaagggaaGAAACTAGTGAAAGATCCATGTGCTAAATGAATACACTGCAAAACCATTTAGCTAAGTTATGAAAAGAGCCAGATACAGGAGACTGTCCATTGTCCCATTCCTGTAAACTCTCCCCAGGGAGTAATTCAATAACCGGCTGTGGCTAGAGCCAGGAGGGTGGGTATAACCACACCCAGGAGGGCGGGTATAACCACACAGGCACAAAGGGAACTTTTCTGGTAACGAATGTCCTAAAAGTTATTCTGACCGAGGGCTACCTCAGTCCACAGATCCACTAAAGGTCATCAAATGGTTTACCTCTGTTAGGTGAATTtcatggtatatgaattatatctcaataaaattgtttttaaaatagcatgATATTAACACAACCAATAGGTAATTCTTACGGGATAGGAGTTCTTATTCTCAACCCCATAAATTTGCAATGACTGTTCTTGATACCAGTTATCATTAGTAGTGTTTTATGATTAAAACTAGAGTCAAAACCCTCATCCTCCCAAGACCACAGCCATTCCTGAAATGGGGCTGTCCAGTAATGGACAGTTTGCCGCAGTAATGGACGCGTCCTATGGCTGTGTTACCGGATACAGCAGCCCCTGGCTACATGTGGCGATTGTACACTCAAAATGCATCTGGTATGACTGAGGACCCGCGTTTTaagttaaatgtaattttaattcacttaaaTGTCAGTCACCCTATGTGGCTTGTAGGTACCATATTGGACAGCTAAGCTCTAAAAGCCCATCTCTTTCCCCCAAAGACTGAAAGACCCCCCCAGGGAGGGAGCCATGCTGATCTCTACCTGAGGCAGTCTCTGTCCTCCGCCGAGGAGCCCCAGGATCTTGTGAATGTGCAGTGCGGCAGGTAAAGGATGACAGCCAGAGCCCTAGAAAAGGAGAACGTGCGTTAAGATGCTGGAATGACTGGTCTCATGGAAAACAGGTCACTCCACGTCCTTGGCTCATAATCCATAGTAACAAAATTAAAGTTCTGCTTTTTTGATTCCGTGTCTCTCAAGAATTACAGGCTGGGTTTTCCTAAAATCTGGAGTGTGACTTTAGTGTGGACTGACTTGAAACATGTCCTGTGTCTACGGGCTGATGGTACTGTTCTAGCTACTTACGGGATTCTGGATGGCACCCCACAAATAGAAAGACTGTTCCCCAGAAAAACCCATTGGTTGTTGTTGGGTGAGGGCCTGCCATAGACAGAGGGATTTTTGAAAAGGAGCGcaaggtgggcacctgggtggctcagtctgttaagcgtctgactcttggtttcagctcaggtcacgatctcagggtcctgggattgagccccatgttgggctccttgctcagcacagagtctgcttgagattctctctctcatgccctctcttgctttctctcaaataaattaattaaatcttaaaaaaaaaaaaaaaagaaaaaaaaggagcacAGGATACAAGCCACAAAGATGGACACTCAACGGTGAACTAACTAAAGCAACCATAAGAGGTCTGCACCAGGGTAAGCCCCAAGCTGTGTTTGGTTCATGATCCTTCCAAGCAGTGCTGGGCAGCCCTCTAGTCCCAAAGCCAAGACCAGTTTTCTTGTTGACATGAACAGAAGCGCTTTCTCAGTGTcgtcatatttcttttcttattatttctttaaaaccaaaggatacagggcgcctgggtggctcagtgggttaaaacctctgccttctgctcaggtcatgatcccagcgtcctgggattgagctccgcatcagactctctgctcagcagggagcctgcttcccccaacccccactctctgtttgcctctctgcctacttgtgatctctgtctgtgaaataaataaataaataataagtgaaataaaaccaAAGGATGCAATGGAGCTAGACTTACCAAGTACATGTGGATTTTGTCACTTGGCACCCAGAACCTCATTAACTTATGTATTATGCCATTGTAAGGACTTTTCTGAGCGTGGACTTTTTTCTGTGGCAGTGACTTGGAATGGCCAGCTGCATGCAAACACAAGTAAGTGAACTCTGCTCCCACTTACATCACCCGATCAGGATcgaaagtcattttttttcatctctgagtGAACAAAAGTGGAAGAATTTGGGATGCACATATAAATATTCTTAGCTCACAAGCACATGCTGGGCAACTTTCctctttttaggtttttaattatgaaataatttgacCATAAAGGAAAACACCAAActacagaaatggaaatatgcACACTATACTTACTTTCTAGATGTTTTCGGTTATGTTTCATGACGCCCGCTCCCAATCTGttgtccttcctctcttccccagagATGACCTTTATGCATGTTATTATATGTTATTCTTATCCATTTTCTCATACTTTTACAACACAGACATCTACTGATTGTCAGTATATGGCAATACTCTATGTgttgatatatacacatatatgggATCCTCTTGTATATTATAATTCTGTGACTTTTTATTGTCCCCAATATGATGCTGTTGAAAATCCAGGTGAGTGCTGTGGGTCTAGCTCGTAGACCCATACAGCTCATTGCCTGCCATATAGAAGTCAGCTGTTggccataccatggaatattgcTCAACCCCAAAAGGAATAAAGCACCATGATTTGCCACTGAACATgagtgaaccttgaaaacattacactCAGTCAAAGAACCAGTCACAAAAAGCTACGTACATGCTGTAGGAGTCCATTCCTGTGAGATGCCCAGAAAAGGCAGACCCTCAGACACAGAGAGCAGCAGACGGATTCATGCCTGCCAAAGGgctgagggaaaggaggaagtggATGGGATCTCTCTTTGGGGGTGACAGAAATATTGTGGAATTAGAGGCCAGAGGTTGTTGAACATCCTTGTGaatactcttctttaaaaaatgctgaattGGATGCCTTAGAAGTGTAGATTGTACAGtttgtgaattgtatctcaatgaACCAAATTTGCACAAAGAACTAGTTGGCTGCACCAGTCATGGCTTCTTTTGAGTCCTTCCTCCACGACTAGATGGTTGGGCTCTTTCTGGGGCTTTGCTATCAGCAAAATGCTGCAATAGACGTCCTGTCCACAAGTGTGATCTCTTGGTGGCATATTTAGGAGTAAAACCTGTCTTTTGTACTATCTACGCCTTTAATCCCACTAGGAGAGCCAGACTGAGACCTAGTAGTTTTCCCTATTTTTACTTCCACCAGGGATGTATAAGTTCCCAGTTCCCCACGTCCTTGCCAATTCAGAAATATATTAAACCTGATAACTTTT contains:
- the LOC131818899 gene encoding V-set and transmembrane domain-containing protein 1-like isoform X2, translated to MLTEFLSLLCLGLSLGFEDEKKNDVHDGHGAMEGKNANRLIFAATFSCLSISILFLAVFFINRCTQHGSSHGDSTKRISHSEFPKQEATDLSNLERLSVSTERPPQGGSHADLYLRQSLSSAEEPQDLVNVQCGR